The genomic interval AATGGCTAACTTTGAGGTGAATTGATACtcaattacaaaaaaatgtcCTGCTATCTATGACTTTATGCTAGGTGACTTGATCTCTAATGCTATATTGGTGTCATGTTGAGAACAGATCTAGGCAGTGTAATATTTTACTGTCAATATTTTATCATGATGTCAACCAAAAATCGAAGACAGCCTGAGAGAATACATGGAACAGATATATTGGGATCACTTATTCTCAAATGTTCTGGGAACATTTTACCTCTGAGTTCATTGGAAGCATGGTGGTGCTATGGAGGggtttcttttccttcttttgcAGTAACGTCTACTAAAGCAGATGGCGTTAACAGATGTAAGACATCAAGGACTAGAGATGTCCTTTAGTTTCTAGAGTGACATgggtgcacacgcacacactattCTGGGATAGACATGGACACTGTTCTACCtgtatagatttttttaatttatttatttttaattgtccCATACttcttttttcttgcatttatatttatacctcttcttttcattgtttctttttgttcccTTTCTTTCAgttctctcccactcactcaatctctctcccttgcgctctctcgtctctctctctctctcctcctgtctccctctctctgcctgcttaGAGTGGAATTTGGTTGAAGTTGATGAATAATTGAGATCATTTAGAATGTATGGTAtgttaaagattcttcttatatgATGATCTTATGTTTTTGCTAGGTACTAGGCGCACGCGCGTTTGCGCTCTGTGCTTATGTGGGGTTCTTGgggatgttggggggggggggatttaacaaaaacatgattCTGCATGTTGATTCATTAAAGACAACTTAATAGCTTTTtatctgtggaatatttaaatgactaatGATCCTGCACCTGTGAAACTTCATACTATTAAGTAACAatactctagcacttattgtttggtAGTGTTTGATATTgtacttatcattgtctgataAAATGCTTACGCTAATTTGGCAATTCTTCTAGGTATcgattcctgtatttcagcaatAGTCCAATGGTATCTtgaattctaacctactgtactggctagatTGCATTCTATGAGTTGATGACAAAGCACcttgtaagtcattctggataagagtgtctgataaaaaatgtaaatataatgcaaatgtaaaatcTTGATCTCTTTCCCCTAGTGTTTTAGAACCCTGTGCTGTAAAGGACCTCCCCCACCCAGACCAGAGTATGATGTAGTGTGTATTGGGCTCACAGGCTCTGGAAAGACCAGTCTGCTTTCCAGACTTTGCAGCGAAGCCACAGACAGCATTGTCCCTACTACAGGTCAGTGCAGAACCTGAGAGCTCTGCTATAGTACAGCAGACCCACTATCCCACAggactgccccccccccccccacacacacacacaaagagacagcaCCAGTGTACCAGCCACcataccagaacacacacagtcagaagtGTTTTAAGAATATATTGAAatgcattatataattataatgcaCTATAATGTAGCCATTTTGCTTCACTCTTAGTTTGCGTTTTGTCCTTCCTGTCCTGAAGCAGCAGAGAGTAAAAGAAAAGGTGTATTTTGTCAAATACAAGTCTGATAACTTTTAAAGTGTAAGTGAAGGGTTTATTTTTCAGACTGCTGATCTTGGATACTTTTGCTCTTGTTGTAAACCCAGGTTTTAGCATCAAAGCTGTGCCATTCCAGAATGCCATACTGAACGTCAAGGAACTAGGAGGTAAGCATTATCCTATGTGTGCTGAAGCACCTGCGGTTTGCTCTGTAGGCCTTGGTAATGACAGGTATTGTAATAAGATAGTAATACTTGGGTGTATAGAACTGTGCAAACTGAAGACccaccaaaacattttaagctcgtttaaatatttattgcatgtaaatacatttcatgacagagaaataaacagtaataaatcATTGGTCACATTAatgtgataagtgtgtgtgttttctaacaAGTTACTGAAATCTTGCGAGATGACTTGAGCAACACAGGTTTTAATTcctcttttaaatatttgaggggaaaaaacaaatttgTTTTACACGCATTGAAACACTAAAGACCTACAGGTGTGCAGAACAAAACCCCACCTTTTAATGTATCTGAAGCTGTGTGGGACTACTTGgacaaataaaagaacaaagcaCAGACATAGGTAAAGATGCAGGGAAGAATTGACCATGGGAACACTTTTGTTTGTGGAGCAATTTTTGTAGTTCTTTAAGTCTACGTCTATTTTATAGTgcatatttcacattaaatgttttattgtatttaatatgtATATTGTTGATAATGTATTTTCAACATGTTGGTATATTAGTAGATTGAACCTGGCTATGTCAATGGATAATTTTTAAGGATGTCCCGATCAAATTTTTTTGGCTCCGATACTGATCTGAGTCATTTAATATTGAGTGTCTTCCGATATTGAGTCTCAATCCTATACTTATATTTTCCTAGATAATACTATTGCAGTGCATACTTAAAGtacattacagttattacaatCAATCCAATGTATATGCTGACAATCATccattgctttttcttttttctctccatatTTCTTGCATTGCCTTGCAAAATTATATGGACCCGTTACTTGTCTTTTTCCCGAGTGCTCAAATTCTCCTCGACTGCTTATTTTGTGTGCTCTGCTGTATGGGACCTGTGGAACTACCTTGTGTGCAATACCGCAAGCTTTAAATTAAAGTGGAGTCAATTCAGTGTGCCTTGAGACTAAGTAATGACATTGGGGAAGCATCAGAAATCCAAATATCTGTGGTAAAGCCAATAGCAGTCACATCTAATAAAAGACCTTGTATGCGGTTGTAAACCTTGTTGTAAAGCTTCAGTAGAGCCATGTCTGAAATGTAGTGTTGAGGGGGTAGGACATATAGCTCCAAAAGCTCCAAAAGATGATGAAAACTTATATTTTCTAGCACAGCAATATGCTGGTCATCCAATGTGATGAATGCCATGTCGCTGTGTGGAGAaagtttcttcttttaaaagttTCCTCTAGTGTGAGTTACTTCGGTGCAGCTTTTGCCTGGCTAACCTGAGTAAACTCACTTTATTCCTCCAATTGTTTAAATTTTTAGGTGGCGTATCAAATTGGTAGTATTAAACATAGCTCTGTTACTACTGCCTCACCAAATGCTTGCATTGCAGACATTACACGTGGCTGTTGGACTTGTTTCATTCTccagtttaaaatatttccacactgcAGACAGTTTAGGCACATTTCTGTTCTCCGTTTGACATCCGTATGATCGCAAACAAAGGATTGGGCTTGGGTTCATGCTCAATAAAGCTGATACTGGTCAGTTAAAAAATTCCTTGATCTGTCCCGATACCAATCTGTGAGATCGGATCGGGACATCCCTAATTTCCCTTTGCGATCAATAAAGTTGTCTATCTAACATCAGTAAACAGTTATAAATACAGAGCACTCCatatttcattcttttccatttattatcacagtttattttatttttgtgctttttctgtgcTATTCATGTAAATCGACTTTGGGTatgtgaaaggcgctatataaataaaatgccatCATGCACCAAAATAATACCTGTCTGCACCACATCAGCTGACACACGatctgaaatataaatgttgGATGCTATGAGGGGGATGTGTTGTTGGGGCTTTCTGCTTACCTTATTAAATGCATCATATGCAGGAAATCTCTCCGATGGCACTGACATACTGCATCTCTTGCTGTCATCTGAGGATTTGACCAGGCTGTAGGCCTTTCATGCTTATTGGGTGTTGGAGTAAAGAAATGGGAGTAAAGATGAAAAGGTTAGCGATATGGATGTATAGAGGCGGAAACCTTCCTTTTAAAGCCCTAGTTAGTGTTAATTGCTAATCATTTGCCCTGCACTAGTTGCCATTATCCAGCTATTATTTGGTCGGGAGACAGTTTAACACAGCATTAAATGATCATGGTTGAGACATTTATTGTGGATATTGAGCCTATGTTCAATATCTACAATAATGTCTCAACATGCCAGAGTTGCAGAGTTTTTTGTGCTAGTGTGTCAATGTTGCTGGGTTAAAGTGGTCTGTCGCACAAATATGCCTTCAGCAGTCCCTAGAATCTGACTGTTGATGACTCATAAGGGCTAAAGGCAGATAGATAAGAATCTTCATGGCAACTTCTAGGCTATAGACTAACCTTACACCTAAAGAGTGTACTTACAAGGCGTTTGTGCAGGGATTGTCCTAATAAAATGACTAgtgttttgaataaataaaaaactgggAGAAATGTGAGATTAAAAATAAGAGATATAAAATTATGATGTAATCTGTTTGGAATGAATAAATcccaagattttttttctgatgagaTTATGGAAAGTATTCGTATGGTGAGAATACTTATGTGGTTTAACTGCATTGTGTGACTAGTAACGAGGCATGATACCTTTTATATTCATGAGACAACTTCCATCTTCCTGTGTCAGCCCCTCCTGACATGCAGAGGTTCACCATTCAGCAAGAGGAAGTCAAGTATTTTATAGAAAAGAGCACactttctccttttcatgtGAAAAGTCCCTGCAAGTTGAGACCAATCCTCAACTATTCTCCCTAAGAATTTTCCAGGTGAAATGTCAACGAGGCAATCATTTATCCtgccttttcctctttctttttatcttatTCTTTTTATCCTTGCCTGCTTGGTTGGAGTTCATCACAATGTCAGAGGCCTAAtggaggaaagagaaaatgaagaaaaacaaactgtgGTGTAGGGGTTATGGCAGGAGTATAACCCCAGAGCCAGCGCTGGCTCATatagtattttgtttttgctggagGCAGTGATGGGCCATGatgttctcactctctgccaCTTTGTCTTTTCTACGCTCAGTTCTCcgcaaagattttttttttttttgccttgcgcattttttggggggtggaggggattGGAGTGGGACGGGAAGTGATGTCTGGATGCAGGAAAGGGATTGGAGTGTCGGGGGTGCACCTTTAAAATTTGCTTACCTTCTGTGCACGTTTCCCCTTAGCCCCATGACGCTGACGCCCTGAATGATCTGTGGGAGTTGACAGGCCTTGAAGAAGATGTGCCACATGCTTGCTATTGCCATCGCCAAAGTGGCCATCTGAAAACACTTAGCTCACACTCCTGCATGCCCTCTGTTCCTCAGGATGCTGGCCATCATTTAATGATTTCTGTGGCAATGTGTTTTTCTTGTATAACCACTCACTATTATAATGTTCTAGCCAATCTGTGATGGATGGTGTGTTTTCCCCATATTGCTCCTGGCTTAGAGcatatgttttgtgtttgaacaGAAAGTAAACCACTGTCTTAATGACTTCTCATCTCCCTGGCATTTTCCAGCTGTGTTTGAGTTTCAGTTATCACCAGTAGATGGTGACGTAAAGCCTATAGTGTACCATTTTGTGGCAATGTTTTAGTGATGGGAAGgttaaatgtgttatttggAAAACTGCTTATCTAATAACTGAACTGCAGTGGCTGGGGACGGGATTGACGACCTTTGGAATTGGCAGTGTGAATGGTGGTGGTATGTGTTATTTGACGTTTTGAGGTAATATGTCAAAGCTGTCTGGCAACATCTTTTCAGACAGTCCAGTAGAAAGAACCTTCACAATCTCTTGAATGGAGGTGCTGGGTTTGTTTTAGTCACTCAGAACAAATTGTAGTTAATACTGTATACCCATTTCTAAGAGAGAATGATGCCCCTGCTGTCAGCTTATCGTAACAgagttgtttgtttaacaaCATAGGACTACAGTGGGGGATTTGGAATCAACAGAACAGTAAGCCCaaccttttgattttttttattttattttttttgtaaaacaccAAAGAATATTGAACTATAGTTGGCTATAGTTGGGGAAATGTTGCCTACCTAATACTCTCAGACTGGCTGAAGAGCCACAATTCCCTCAatggtttgattttatttacattgtttatgaaacatgaaataaaacctcttgTGATTGGTTGGAGTAGCTGTAGTTGGGTCCCTGTGAAGTGCGTCACCATTCCTGGTTCTGCAGTATCCAGCCACtgtatgtttttgctgtttttcgCCTGCTCTCAACACAACTAATTCAACTCATCATCTAATTATGAATGAGCCCTTAACTAATTAGAGTGGAGGTTATTAGAACAAGGAGAATGCAGAGAATGTGCCATAGTGGGAACAATAATGGAAGGAACCTCTTTGTATAATGTTTATTACAGCATGTAGATTACTGCATTTTAACTTGTTGCCACTGACTTTCATTCACTGttaattgtattacattttggGCAGAAAAGCAGTCAGAAATCGGTAAAAAAAACGAGTACCAGTGAGTAGATGTTTAGTATGGTTAGCTGCCACTACCCATAAAGAGGATGAGGTGTATGGACTGCCGCTTGTAAATAATGCAGTATGCTCTTTTTGTAAGCATGTTGGACAGGTGGGCGGCAGAGGACTGTTTAAGTCCCATCTCTTTAGGGTTCAGGTTGCCCCCTTGGTGTCTTGTGCTAACCAAATCCCTGCTTTGTTTGTGCATCTTGGTGGCCGCATATTTTTGCGCCCCTCAAAATTGCTCCGCACAAGGGAAACCATATGTTGGCTGTAAAAGTGGATTCATTTGAACTGTGCTGTAGACTGGCCATCACAAGAAATCCTTTTAATATGCTCTTGGGGTCGGCTtaaaagcagacactgcagccATGAGCATATCTTCCCATGGAACTATTTCCCTATACAAAGGCCCCCTGCAGAAACTCAAGAGTTGGCATGTGGGCTTGGAgtcataaaaatgcatattgcAGTGATCCACAATGATTTTGTGAGGCTGGGGTCCTCTGCTGATATCTTCCAGCTATGCTCAAGCTGGAGCAATGTTGAAATTCTCTCCTTGTTTCAGCtgccaaaatatttttgtcaagCTTGTTAGCATTAGAGTtgtttttaagatatttttttcttcctagaCGCGGTACAATTTGATTTACACTTACAAAAAGATGGGGTGAGTGAGCGTGAGTTTTCCTCAGCTGTCTGGCAAAGGTTGTTATTGATTGTTATGCTTGCCGAGACTTGTGTCGATGTGAATTTGTGCATTCTCCCTGACTTACAGGAGCGGACTCCATTAAGAAATATTGGAGCCGGTATTACCAGGGCTCTCAGGGTGTGGTGTTCGTACTGGACAGCGCCTCATCAGACGAGGACCTAGAGGTGGCACGAACAGAGCTCCACTCAGCCCTGCAGCACCCACAGCTCTGCACGCTGCCCTTCCTCATACTGGCCAACCACCAGGACAAACCCGCCGCCCGCTCTGTGCAAGAGGTAACTGACCACGCTCTCTGGTTAGCTTTAGAGGTTAGCAGTGTGGGACATATGCACtcatacagtactgtgcaaaggCCATACACCActattagatttgttgttttagcaatggtacaatgatttctcagtctctttattagaatacaaccagaaaatacatttgtatgcagtttaaaaaaaaaactgaaaaaaagagcTTCAGTAGGCTACAGTTTCAAGTATTTCGGGTGACCTCCCCTTACACTTGGGGAATATTAGGAACCTGGCTCTCTTAAACCTAAATGGAATGTAACTTAAGTGGAATGGTACcagaagattacttcagaaaacgTCAGAACAGTCTCCCCAAAAGAGTTCAAGATATGCTTAGTGCCAAGAGAGGGCACACTAAATACGGACTTTTGCCTGCAGAAGCCATTTTCTTCGGAAacgtgttttttaaaattttgtgtacatatttttttgtattttctgtttgtgtcttaataaagagactgggaaataattaaatatggtcattataccattgctaaaacaacaaatccaaTGGTGGCCTAAGACCTTTGCGCAGTACTACAaataatacagtgtgtgtgagagcagtgTATAATGTGTAAGGGTGTACTCCAGCATATCTAGCTATATGGCAGCACAACTAAAAAGACTGATCCACAGCATCAGCATCTTGCCACTCCCCACCTTCAAATTTGAGTGCCAAAAAAGAGGTGAAATGACATCACAACGTCCCAGTTTCCTATAACTCTATTGCCAATGAAAGAGTAACGtgatcaaactttctagttctGGTGACAACTGTGGGTGCTGAATTATGGATTAACTGTAGCTTTTTATGCATTTAGTGGTACAACATTtgcggcatttagcagacactcttatccggagcgacttacaaaagtgctttgacatttattaatagaatacatcctagccagtacagtaggttgaAGTGCAATgcaccaatgaactagaatactgcggAAATACAGGGGTCGattgcctagaagtgcaaaatacaaaaactcTGTCTGAGACAACGATAATTGCAATCAACAATAAGTACTTAAACATCAttgaaataaacaataccctacaataagtactagtttcagttactcaacataggagcagggtcagtggtcatttaaatattgcacaaatagatgggtcttcagtctgcatttgaagacttcAGGGGACTGTGCTGTCTGGACAAAAAGCAGATGTTCATTctaccatctaggagccaggacagagaatagtcttgatgc from Electrophorus electricus isolate fEleEle1 chromosome 17, fEleEle1.pri, whole genome shotgun sequence carries:
- the arl15b gene encoding ADP-ribosylation factor-like protein 15 isoform X4, with product MCFRTLCCKGPPPPRPEYDVVCIGLTGSGKTSLLSRLCSEATDSIVPTTGFSIKAVPFQNAILNVKELGGADSIKKYWSRYYQGSQGVVFVLDSASSDEDLEVARTELHSALQHPQLCTLPFLILANHQDKPAARSVQEIKKYFELEPLARGKSWVLEGSTVDNMDAVKESFSQLINLLEEKDQDTGRI
- the arl15b gene encoding ADP-ribosylation factor-like protein 15 isoform X2, whose amino-acid sequence is MDYLCFRTLCCKGPPPPRPEYDVVCIGLTGSGKTSLLSRLCSEATDSIVPTTGFSIKAVPFQNAILNVKELGGADSIKKYWSRYYQGSQGVVFVLDSASSDEDLEVARTELHSALQHPQLCTLPFLILANHQDKPAARSVQEIKKYFELEPLARGKSWVLEGSTVDNMDAVKESFSQLINLLEEKDQDTGRI
- the arl15b gene encoding ADP-ribosylation factor-like protein 15 isoform X1, whose product is MHSLYTSNSFDILLRIGFHFSEDQQPRHYMDYLCFRTLCCKGPPPPRPEYDVVCIGLTGSGKTSLLSRLCSEATDSIVPTTGFSIKAVPFQNAILNVKELGGADSIKKYWSRYYQGSQGVVFVLDSASSDEDLEVARTELHSALQHPQLCTLPFLILANHQDKPAARSVQEIKKYFELEPLARGKSWVLEGSTVDNMDAVKESFSQLINLLEEKDQDTGRI
- the arl15b gene encoding ADP-ribosylation factor-like protein 15 isoform X3 — encoded protein: MACFRTLCCKGPPPPRPEYDVVCIGLTGSGKTSLLSRLCSEATDSIVPTTGFSIKAVPFQNAILNVKELGGADSIKKYWSRYYQGSQGVVFVLDSASSDEDLEVARTELHSALQHPQLCTLPFLILANHQDKPAARSVQEIKKYFELEPLARGKSWVLEGSTVDNMDAVKESFSQLINLLEEKDQDTGRI